AGGAGCACTTTTAGTCTAGGAACAGTGCTTGTATGATCCTAATGGAaaggtgttttattttactgacgTTTCTTTGGGTTGGTaaatggtttgtttttctttctaagtataCATGGGCAGCACTTGAGTGGGGCCTCTACCCACTGGTCATTGTGAGACATCATTTTCTAaaaagttctttccttccatgtcttttaaaaagatactaaTAACTGTCTCTTCCTGAAGTACAGTTAGTAGACTCATAAACTGTTGCCTTGTATAAACTTGCAGTAAGCACAAGCAGTAATCTTAACTCAGATTCTGTGTAGCATTCTGAAGTGCAGCTTTGCTTAGTTGATTGTCCTATGATGAGCACAGTCCAGAGAGTGTCATTGTTTTTATAGCTGTACTGTGGAGTCTGAAGGATACTAaaacctcatttatttatttatttgtttattttattttattttattttgcttttagagaAAACTTGTAATACAGCTATTACGCTTAGGCACTAGAAATTACTGTAGTTGCTTAACATCCTTTTTGTCCAGTATGTGTTGCTGGGAATATCTGCACGCAGGGTCAGGACTTGCTGTAGATACTGATGTTTATATCTAgcttttatatattcatttggtCTCCTGCAGATTGGGACGGGCCCAGCAGCAATGGGTCCAGCTGATTCTTCTTTGTATCATCGCTTACCCTGACCAGTCATGTTTGTTGTTTAGGTTATCCACATAAGAAGATAACCACTATGTGAAATGCCCGGCAGTGACCCTGGATAGCTGAGTCTTCCATAGAACTCAGCCTTTTTCCTACTGACACTATAGAAAACCACATTGACTATAAATCTCTATAATGCGTTCTTAATtccttgctgtttcttttctttctttctttttttttttaaatatatttttccttgCCATTTCTTAAGCAGGCTGTGCTAACTATTTTGGAATCAGGGTCATAATTACAAACTTTACTTTCATGAGCTGAGACCTGAAGAGCTTATCAAGGGCGTACAAGCAACCACGCGCTTCTCCGCTAACTAACTGAGGCAGCTAAAGGTCGCTAGCTCCGTACGTCCCTCACGTGTGCGCACGCACCtggtcctttttcttcctcctcgtCACTGTCACTGCAGCCTGCCTTCCCCAGCCTTCCTCTTAGTTCATAACCTCTCTCTTTGTAGTATTTCATGCACGTACTCATTGCTGCTCTGTGTAATTATTCCTCATCCTGCCAACCGTCAGTTCTGTCACATCTTGATGCTAGGATTCTCTTTCTTCCAGCACCCTGCCTCACTAATCTGAACTGTTTAGCACATAGTACtttaagagagaaataaatggacCTCACTGGAACTAGCAGCATAGAGTAGTCCCTACATGTAGGGACTCTTGGCTGGCCACTGGCCTTTTGTGCTTCTCAGTTTATACTCAGAGCTAAATTAAGTCAGGCTTGAGTTTCTAATAGATGAAGTAGAGGGGGGAGTATTTTGATTCTTAAGAAGATTGACAGTAGGGCTcatcctttgtttttgtttttctttattttatagtgtCTTCTCCAGTGCCTTTCTAGTGCTTTGAATGTGTCAACTGCCTTAACGTTTGTTCATGTGATGGTATTAGTTAAGTTCATGAATAACTGAACTATCTCACCCTAGATTTAGACAACTAGTGTATTAAGTCATAAGTCATATGATTTTTCTAGAACAAGGGTTGGCAAACTTTCTTAAAGAACTGAATATTCCTGGCTGAGCAGACTATGATGTCTCAGTGGCAACACCCAATTCTTGGTTTTGGCAGGAAAGCAGACACGGATGTGTAAGAGACAAGTGTGACAAGAGACTGGTAAAAACCTGTTTACAACGGCGTTAATTATTTTCATAACTACAAGATTGTACTGTTTTCATTGCCTTAGCACCCAAGTATAGCTTACTCTGTGGAACATACCAAGATGTAGTAAAGCCACATGGAATGGCCTCTGCAGAAACTCTGCTGCATTTATTACTTTAGAATAAAAATTGACAGCATCTCAGAAATGACTTGCCAGTGACACTTGCCTTCTACCTTCTGTCTTGAGGACAGCAAGTAAGATGTTCAAGCTGACCACACTTCGTTGATTCTGATAGGATCAGGAAACCTAGAAAACAACTCCCAAAAGAGCAGAAGCAGACTTTGCTCACTACTCAGAAATCCTAGGTTTAGGTGCAAGTGTCTTTGGGACAGTTACAGGAATGTCGATGACTAGTTAGGTCTGTCTTCTGCTGAATTGCCTGAGGATGTGGCCCTCATTATACTAGGCTAAGCAACTCTGGGCATACTCAACACAAAGAGAGTGCTGACAAAAAGTGACATAAGAGCCCAGAGGCATGGCTCCTGGGGTGGCAGCTCCTCCTGACCATCAGAGTCCAAACCCCTGACCCACATAGCTAAGAGAACTAACCCCTACAAggtgtcctctgaactccatgaacgtgctgtggtgtgcacacatgaatgcacatacacacatgcacacacacagagggaagaaTACTGAAAAGAAGAAGCGATTTGGAAGTTTTAAGGTGAGGAATATGGAGAGAACGGGTAGGTGGGAAGGATAAAGATGAATGAGCACCCAGCAGGTGACATAGGCTGCTGGAGAAATGAGAGAGGAGCTTTAGGAAGCTCAGCGTCTTCACACTTAAAATGTTCCGTACCATTTCTACACAGACTCACTATTAGAGAGGGCAGGGTACTTTTGTCATTGTGCTTATAAGTGGTTCAAAGTGAAAATTGGCCATCTGTCACCTTGTGCAAAATTTTTCACAGATGCCAACCCCTGTTCTGGAGGTAGCATGGTTGAATGCAAGTATCCAGATCGTTGGGTGTGATCAACCTTGGTTGTACAGTGTTGCCTAGTTTTAATTAACCTTAAATAGTACATAATACCTCAGTTACATAAGCAGTGTATATGTTATGTTGTTAGCAGGTAAAAGTGGTTTTCATTTCTTGTTCTGTCCATTCTTGCAGCTTTAAAAGTTACGTATCATTAGGTCTATAGAGTTGTGACTCCAGACTTATGGCATTAACTATAGTATCTTATTTTGAAATCTTATTTTGTTTACTTCAGCATACCTCATCTCAGAACTAGAAGCTGCCAGAATGCTCTGTGTGAATGCTCCTCCAAAAAAAGCTCAAGAAGGAGGCGGTAGTGAGGTCTTTCAAGAGTTGAAAGGCATATGTATTGCTCTAGGAATGTCCAAACCTCCAGCCAATATAACTATGTTCCAATTCTTCAGCGGGATTGAGAAAAAAGTAAGACCTTTAGTACCGATTGTAGCGTATTAAAGGCATAGTCCTACGTTTGTTTGAAATGAAACATTAAGTTTATTTCTCTTAATGGGAACCTAATGTACATATTAATAAGAAATGTTACTAAATGAGTTTTGGGTTTTAAATCCTAGTACCTTAAAGAGAAATCAATATTTTAGtcgtctttttggttttgttatttttaaacattgacatgtttctttttcaaaaatgaaacttTATACTTTGGTTTAAAGCTGAAGTAAGCtagatataaagtaaaaataactaaCATTCTTAAGGCCTTTATAAAATGATTCAACTTTGAGGcgatttttatagtttttatcaTTATTACTCTGCTTCCCCTTACTGACTGGACAGAAAAGGACATTaataaattctgttttctaatcCAGTTGCTTTGGGTCTGTATAAACTCAATTTGCTGCCTACTAACATAAGTTAGTGTGTGAAAAATGTAATTCTTTTTATACCACACATTATCAACAGAATActgacatatatatttatataaacaattAGGAGCAAgcaattttgatttaaaaaatggatgAGTAAAAGAAACTGGTATTTGTTGTATAAAGTTATTTCCTGTCTGAATATCTGCGGGACTCAGTTTCACTGTGGGGTGAACGCTGTGGGGCACAACAGTGTGTCTGTAGTCCGTACTCTCTGTGTTCCTCCATCCATTCAGCTAGTGCTCATTTGGTGCCCACTGGTGTCAGGCACTGTTCCAGGTCCATTGAAGGATCCGTGCTTCTCTAGTTATGGAGGAGTGGGACAAGCCAGTGTCTTATCTCATGGGTCTTTACATTTATGTTTCAACCCCACCTGCACCTTTGCCTCCTCTGGCAGGAGTCTTCTTTTGATGGCAAGAGATGATGGGAATTGGGAAATGAGGAAGATAAatatgacttaaaaaaattttttttaattcattcatttgtttttgtgtcaGTTAAAGGAAACATTAGCAAAAGTTCCACCTAATCATGTGGGAAAGCCGCTATTGAAGAAGCCGATGGGACCAGCCCACTGGGTGAGTTGTGACCCTCCTGCGTCAGCTTCCTAAGGAACCATCATTAACGTCAGGGCTTGACTGTCTGCCgtcatagcccaggttggcctctaactggCGGCAGTCCTCTTGGCTCAGCCAAGTACTGTGTTTACATCCGacttaaattacatttttctgaTACATGGTTTGCTACATAGACATCCTTGAAATCATTTTGGGGAACCTCCAGAATTATGGAGAAAAACTATTTGTGTACGATTCGAAGTACTTACCTCATAATTGGTACATATTTCATGTACTTATTGAATAAATGAGGTTTGGTATGAATGAAGCGTTTTTCTAATTGCCAGATGGATTCAAACTTGACTGAGCCGAACCAGCTTCACACAGTGAATTATGGGAAAGCTAAACaagaatttttactttatatttagtATTGTTTTGAGACTAACTTTTCTGTCCTGTCACTTTCATCAACATTAGCCGGTAGGAAGGACCATGTGTGGTGAACGCTGGGGAATCACTTGTGTAAACAGCAGTTTCTGCTTTAGGAACATGGGATGAGACACATGTGTGAATCCTAATCACtttgttaaattttgtttcagGAAAAGATAGAAGCCATTAACCAAGCCATAACCAATGAGTATGAAGTTCGGCGGAAGCTGCTAATCAAACGTTTGGATGTCACTGTCCAGTCCTTTGGCTGGTCTGACCGAGCTAAGGTAGGCTGAAACAACTGTAGACATAGTCCCTAATCACCTGACAGGAAAGCTTCCAAGTGACCCTGGCCACGCCTTCATTCCCGGCTGCTGCGTCAGCAACTCTAGCAGCTGTATTTGTACAGGATAATTCCTAAGTACAGGAAGCAGTACAGAGTGGAAAACTTTTCCCTACCATTTGGAACTCAATAACCTTCTTAATACGTCTTTAATGTTTTTCACTTGTATGGTTCCCTGCACCATTCTGAGTATTTACGTTTGTGTTTGAACACTTTTGTTTCAACAGAGTCAGACAGAAAAATTAGCTAAGGTTTACCAGCCAAAGCGTTCAGTCTTGTCTCCTAAAGGTAATATTTCCGTTGCTCATCTTTTGGCTGCCAGACAAGACTTGTCAAAGATTTTAAGGACAAGCAGTGGGTCCATAAGAGAGAAGACTGCCTGTGCCATCAATAAGGTGACTAGAGCACTTTTGATTTTCTTGAACATGCATTTGTCTGTCAGTAGAATGAGAGGTTTCAATTGTCTTTCTTATCCCATAGGTGTTGATGGGCAGGGTGCCCGACAGAGGTGGTAGACCCAATGAAATTGAACCTCCACCCCCAGAGATGCCACCATGGCAGAAAAGACAAGATGGCCCCCAGCAGCAAGCAGGAGGccgaggaggagggagaggtggttATGAACATTCCTCATATGGAGGACGAGGAGGTCATGAACAAGGAGGGAGAGGTGGACGTGGTGGCTATGACCATGGCGGccgagggggaggaagaggaaataagcATCAAGGAGGCTGGACAGATGGAGGGAGTGGAAGTGGAGGTGGCTACCAGGATGGCGGTTATCGAGATTCGGGTTTCCAGCCCGGTGGCTATCATGGTGGCCACAGCGGTGGCTATCAAGGTGGTGGCTATGGTGGTTTCCAAACATCTTCATATACAGGAAGTGCATACCAGGGTGGTGGGTACCAGCAGGACAATAGATACCAAGATGGTGGGCACCATGGCGATCGAGGCAGCAGTGGTCGTGGGGGAAGAGGTGGCCGAGGAGGCCGGGGTGGACGTGGAGgccagggaggaggctggggaggaagagggagccaGGCTTATCACCAAGGGGGTCAGTTTGAGCAGCACTTCCAACATGGAGGCTATCAGTATAGTCATTCTGGATTTGGACAAGGAAGACACTATACTAGTTGAGGCTACAGAAACGTATAACTTACTAGAGCTCAAGTAATAGAAACTTAGCTTCTGAACCCTGAACCCAACATCTGTTTCAAATGAATGTAAGACCACAGGTGTCAGGCACACTCCTGCTTGGGACAGCCATTTGCCGGTCTTcattcagttctctctttttattattaaacagtTTTGCATAACACTGTTTATTTAAGAAACATATCTCTTCTTtctatgaaaaacaaatttaaaaggcattttaaattGCCTTTAATTGACCGGTAGACTAATCCAGTTAGAAGATACATGCTTTTTTGAAGAAATTACTTGAATAAAATAGTTTTCACGTTTTCAATATGCAAGTTTTGAAAATGAGGATTTGCCTAGACTTTTTTTATCTTTACTGCTGGGAACCTTCCTCATATTAACAACTCATGTGTGTTCTCCGTAAACTTCTGCTGTCTGTTCTCCGAGCATAGCTCTGCCCCTGGTTGGCACTTTCTTCAGAGAGGTTTGGTCACATTTCTCTGTGACAGCCCTGTGGGTTCGTTCCTATTGCATGAGCTCTGTTGCAGATAGCACATTCAGTAGCCTTACCCTGTTGATGGAATAGTGTACCATATGCTCCTccaaacaccatgaccacggccaaaacccataaaaatgaaaaagcaaactaAGTTGTGACCCTGTAGTACCTGTAGGCACTTAGTTAACTATAGCAGCTCAAACAGACCTGCATCCATCCGAGACAAAGTCCCTCCTCCAACCTTGTTTTTACTTGAAATTTGCTAGAAGAAATGGCAAGCAGAAATCTGTCTTATGCACGAGTTCATGCCACTGGCTCAGCAAATACAAGTTAAGTTTGCTTTAGGCAAGAGACCTTTTTGTGATGGAAGTGCACTACAAAGTCAGGTCGAGTGCTGCTCAGTGCGGGAGGCCCTTCATTATTGCTGCAGAAGACAAAAGCCTGGCTCAGTCACTCTCCACAGTTTTTCCTTTACTGAAATCACACGATGCTTGCTGCCAGATTTTTGTACATGTAAACACTGTCAAGCTGTGAAAGAAAATGGCAGGAGGTGTGTTTTGTGTGAGAGGTGAGCAATAAAGTATCTGTACATCCTCTCCTTGCTGTGAGAGTTTTATTTCAGCTGTTTTTCACACTAAATTGTTCTGGATATTTGTGCCTGGCTAATGGACTAAGGCTTCTGTTCCCAAAGAGTAGTTCCTGAAGTTAAAGGTAGCCCTGTTTCTGAAAGCTAAAACGAactgggggtgggcagggggagcTGTCTCTGAATTGACCTTATTTATCACAATATGGCTAGAAAGCTTCCTCTGACTGTCCACTGGGTGTAGCTGTTGCTACACGTTTTAGACAAGATACACCAGTGCCCCTCCCTATTCTTTAAGAGGGTTTGGTTTTTCATTCTTCCTAAAAACAAGAgacttggttttagtttttgttttgttttgtttttaaagaggaactaaaaattataaagatatttattagaagaaaaaatgtcaGAACTTCTTTAAAGTTTAGCGTggtgtatatgatatgtgtgaATGGGGTgctaaggtcagaggacaattttcaggagttgagggaatcaaacttgggtagAAGTCAGGCCTGGGTAGCAAGTACCcttactctgagccatctcacagcccctaaatgggatttaaaaaaaaaaaaaaaaaatattccttatCAAAAGTACTTTACTATTGAAATAATGATTTTCTGATAATTAAAACTATCCTCAAGACCACCACGGcccttttattaattttagcaAACTTTAGCTAGCCTTTATGATTATAAGATGTTGCATGTGCTTTATTAAATGAATTAGAGTGTAACCTTTCCCTGAAGCAGCAGTGAACACACAGGGTTATTGTGTGTAGGTGGTTCCTATAGAAATGAGAGTTGTCACAGCCACCTCTTGAAATAATACCTTAGGTGGACATTTGCTATAATTGCTTTCATAACCCAGGGCTGTACAGTATTCCTACTAGACTTGCTCTTGACAAGTAGAATTTTGATTTATTCTTACTAGGCTGCTTTCTCAAATATGGTCGTGTGTGAGGATAAATGGTGGATTTCTCTACAATGGACCTAAATTTACACCCTTGTGTTTCACTTAAACTAGACATTGTTCTATGCATCAAGAGGCCATAAAATAATTTAGTTTCTACCCTTCACCATAAATTCTCTAGATAAGATAGCCTAACCACCAACTTTACTGTATTAGCATTCTTGTTTTTACGCAGAGTGTTTCTTTGATCAATGGCGTATTCGGGTTTTGCTTGTGTTCTTTGGGGTTGGAATCTCAGTCTATTgttcaggctgtcctcagactcttGTGTTCACCTCAACCTCCCAAATACATTGGTCTATAGGCAAGTGCTACAACCACGTCTGCCTGATCTTATAGACACTCTTAAACTTGTCGTGGGTCAGTAGTCATTTACCGGAATAAGGTAGATGGGGATTTCCTCAACAATCAAGATGGTagttagcttgtttgtttttgtttttaacatgaaaTCCTAGGGCATCTGGAACAGACTTGGTAGACCTCCAAGGCTTGTTC
This window of the Acomys russatus chromosome 1, mAcoRus1.1, whole genome shotgun sequence genome carries:
- the Fam98a gene encoding protein FAM98A, with amino-acid sequence MRECTRCRREGSLTTRKFEYHSSMECDLMETDILESLEDLGYKGPLLDDGALSQAVSAGATSPEFTKLCAWLVSELRVLCKLEENVQATNSPSEAEEFQLEVSGLLGEMNCPYPSLTSGDVTKRLLVQKNCLLLLTYLISELEAARMLCVNAPPKKAQEGGGSEVFQELKGICIALGMSKPPANITMFQFFSGIEKKLKETLAKVPPNHVGKPLLKKPMGPAHWEKIEAINQAITNEYEVRRKLLIKRLDVTVQSFGWSDRAKSQTEKLAKVYQPKRSVLSPKGNISVAHLLAARQDLSKILRTSSGSIREKTACAINKVLMGRVPDRGGRPNEIEPPPPEMPPWQKRQDGPQQQAGGRGGGRGGYEHSSYGGRGGHEQGGRGGRGGYDHGGRGGGRGNKHQGGWTDGGSGSGGGYQDGGYRDSGFQPGGYHGGHSGGYQGGGYGGFQTSSYTGSAYQGGGYQQDNRYQDGGHHGDRGSSGRGGRGGRGGRGGRGGQGGGWGGRGSQAYHQGGQFEQHFQHGGYQYSHSGFGQGRHYTS